Part of the ANME-2 cluster archaeon genome is shown below.
CAACCGGAAACTCCCTCACCCGCCAGTATACATTCATCATGAAATGAACGGTATGGGGGTATCAACATGATAAATCCGCCCACAATAAGGAACCGTTTCAATTCGTGTTGGTGAATATAATAAGACCGCAGATAATTGCAGATTTTCAGGCAGCTTATCCGCGTTCACCGGCATTCATCTGCGATTAATTTGAAAGCACCAACATGTAATGTAACGGTCCCTAAATTTCAATCCTGCCGAACATAACGATTTACTCGATCAATTTCATTGAATGTCCCTTACCGCACAATACTCCTCAACCCATCTCCAAGCTCAACTCCACTGCTCCACCACTCCGAAATCCTTCTCACATCAGCACTTGAATGCCTGATATCTCCTGCCCTCTCCGGCTGATATACAATACCTGCACTGCTGCCAGTAATCTCAAGCACCGTCCGTGCCAGCTCATTGATGCTCACACTGCACCCCGTAGCCACATTGAACACTCCCCCGTCCCCATGTTCCAGAGCAGCGACATTCGCGCGCACCACATCAGACACATGAACGAAATCCCTGGTCTGCTCGCCATCCCCGT
Proteins encoded:
- a CDS encoding NAD-dependent epimerase/dehydratase family protein, with the translated sequence GDGEQTRDFVHVSDVVRANVAALEHGDGGVFNVATGCSVSINELARTVLEITGSSAGIVYQPERAGDIRHSSADVRRISEWWSSGVELGDGLRSIVR